A region of Carassius auratus strain Wakin chromosome 11, ASM336829v1, whole genome shotgun sequence DNA encodes the following proteins:
- the LOC113110861 gene encoding cell division control protein 42 homolog isoform X2, producing the protein MQTIKCVVVGDGAVGKTCLLISYTTNKFPSEYVPTVFDNYAVTVMIGGEPYTLGLFDTAGQEDYDRLRPLSYPQTDVFLVCFSVVSPSSFENVKEKWVPEITHHCPKTPFLLVGTQIDLRDDPSTIEKLAKNKQKPITPETAEKLARDLKAVKYVECSALTQRGLKNVFDEAILAALEPPETQRKRKCCIF; encoded by the exons ATGCAGACGATCAAGTGCGTCGTTGTTGGTGATGGTGCAGTGGGTAAAACCTGTCTATTAATCTCCTATACAACTAATAAATTCCCCTCCGAATATGTACCAACG GTCTTTGATAACTATGCAGTTACGGTTATGATTGGTGGTGAGCCGTACACCCTTGGGCTGTTTGACACTGCAG GTCAGGAAGATTATGATAGATTACGACCCCTGAGCTACCCTCAGACAGATGTCTTCTTAGTCTGTTTCTCAGTTGTTTCACCTTCTTCATTTGAAAACGTCAAAGAAAAG TGGGTACCTGAGATCACCCACCACTGTCCAAAGACCCCCTTCCTGCTGGTGGGGACACAGATTGATCTGAGAGATGATCCTTCTACCATCGAGAAGCTTGCCAAGAACAAACAGAAACCCATCACTCCAGAGACAGCTGAGAAACTGGCCCGTGATCTGAAGGCTGTCAAATATGTGGAGTGCTCCGCTCTGACGCAG CGAGGTCTGAAGAATGTATTTGATGAGGCTATCCTAGCTGCCCTCGAACCTCCTGAAACGCAGCGAAAACGGAAGTGCTGTATATTTTAA
- the LOC113110861 gene encoding cell division control protein 42 homolog isoform X1, which yields MQTIKCVVVGDGAVGKTCLLISYTTNKFPSEYVPTVFDNYAVTVMIGGEPYTLGLFDTAGQEDYDRLRPLSYPQTDVFLVCFSVVSPSSFENVKEKWVPEITHHCPKTPFLLVGTQIDLRDDPSTIEKLAKNKQKPITPETAEKLARDLKAVKYVECSALTQKGLKNVFDEAILAALEPPEPKKKPKCVLL from the exons ATGCAGACGATCAAGTGCGTCGTTGTTGGTGATGGTGCAGTGGGTAAAACCTGTCTATTAATCTCCTATACAACTAATAAATTCCCCTCCGAATATGTACCAACG GTCTTTGATAACTATGCAGTTACGGTTATGATTGGTGGTGAGCCGTACACCCTTGGGCTGTTTGACACTGCAG GTCAGGAAGATTATGATAGATTACGACCCCTGAGCTACCCTCAGACAGATGTCTTCTTAGTCTGTTTCTCAGTTGTTTCACCTTCTTCATTTGAAAACGTCAAAGAAAAG TGGGTACCTGAGATCACCCACCACTGTCCAAAGACCCCCTTCCTGCTGGTGGGGACACAGATTGATCTGAGAGATGATCCTTCTACCATCGAGAAGCTTGCCAAGAACAAACAGAAACCCATCACTCCAGAGACAGCTGAGAAACTGGCCCGTGATCTGAAGGCTGTCAAATATGTGGAGTGCTCCGCTCTGACGCAG AAAGGCCTAAAGAACGTATTTGATGAGGCGATTTTGGCAGCCCTGGAGCCCCCAGAGCCCAAGAAGAAGCCTAAATGTGTGCTGCTATGA